A part of Gemmatimonadaceae bacterium genomic DNA contains:
- a CDS encoding class I SAM-dependent methyltransferase, with translation MTKANDSPNAIVAEMQLYYSRRAEWYDSSMGYDDPAVVAALEPVIEALRQEMYGRAVLEIACGPGFWTERVAQSAATIVASDYNDSVLAVARAKEIDASRVSFVRADAYDLSSIGGEFDGAFAVDFFAHVPASRVAAFLEGLHRQLRSGARIAFCDQTPWPGSVTALRDAEGNHLQERALSDGSRYRVVKHFFSDDEFRATFAPYCGAVDIRRFPEQRRVLVSYSLS, from the coding sequence ATGACGAAAGCAAACGATTCCCCGAACGCGATCGTCGCGGAGATGCAGCTGTACTACTCGCGGCGAGCCGAGTGGTACGACTCGTCGATGGGCTACGACGATCCGGCGGTTGTCGCGGCGCTCGAGCCGGTCATCGAAGCGCTTCGTCAGGAGATGTATGGGCGAGCAGTGCTCGAAATCGCGTGCGGTCCCGGATTCTGGACCGAACGGGTGGCTCAGTCGGCGGCGACGATCGTCGCGTCGGATTACAACGACTCGGTGCTCGCCGTCGCGCGCGCCAAGGAGATCGACGCATCGCGCGTGTCGTTCGTTCGTGCCGACGCGTACGACCTCTCGTCGATTGGCGGAGAGTTCGACGGCGCGTTCGCGGTCGACTTCTTCGCCCACGTGCCGGCGTCGCGTGTCGCGGCGTTTCTCGAGGGATTGCATCGCCAGCTTCGTTCCGGCGCCCGGATCGCGTTTTGCGATCAGACTCCGTGGCCCGGGTCGGTAACCGCGCTTCGGGACGCAGAAGGCAATCATCTTCAGGAGCGCGCGCTGTCGGACGGCTCGCGGTACCGTGTCGTCAAGCATTTCTTCTCCGACGACGAGTTTCGCGCGACGTTCGCTCCATATTGCGGCGCCGTCGATATCCGACGCTTCCCGGAGCAGCGGCGCGTCCTCGTCTCATATTCGCTGAGCTGA
- a CDS encoding ATP-binding cassette domain-containing protein: protein MTSVLTADCVGKSFDGRRVLTSASLRAVAGELRVMLGRNGVGKSTLIKIAAGRIAPDSGVVHCDGRVHPRASLRRLALRGVFYLPDHDLLSNAFTIRRQLEMIRRRFDGGDVTAAVARMGVPGVLDRRPFQLSGGELRRTEIAAALVRRPTCLLADEPLRGIPPKDAEAIVGVLSEMAADGAAVVITGHEVSALLDAADHVTWCTSGTTYELGPPAIATKHEQFRRDYLGTWYRASGL, encoded by the coding sequence ATGACGTCTGTCCTCACCGCCGATTGCGTCGGGAAGTCGTTCGACGGCCGCCGCGTGCTGACGTCTGCGAGCTTGCGCGCCGTGGCCGGAGAGCTGCGCGTGATGCTCGGACGCAACGGCGTGGGGAAATCGACGCTGATCAAGATCGCCGCGGGACGCATCGCGCCCGACAGCGGCGTGGTGCATTGCGACGGACGCGTGCATCCGCGCGCCTCGCTGCGCCGGTTGGCGCTGCGAGGCGTGTTCTATTTGCCGGACCACGACCTGCTCTCGAATGCGTTCACCATTCGACGGCAACTCGAGATGATCCGGCGCCGGTTCGATGGCGGCGACGTGACTGCCGCCGTTGCGCGCATGGGCGTCCCCGGCGTACTCGACCGGCGTCCATTTCAGCTTTCCGGCGGAGAGTTGCGCCGCACCGAGATCGCGGCGGCGCTCGTACGCCGGCCCACGTGTCTCCTCGCCGACGAGCCGCTTCGCGGCATTCCACCGAAGGACGCCGAGGCGATCGTCGGTGTTCTGTCTGAGATGGCCGCGGATGGGGCGGCCGTCGTCATTACGGGGCACGAAGTATCCGCTCTCCTCGACGCGGCGGACCATGTCACCTGGTGCACGAGCGGAACGACATATGAGCTCGGTCCGCCGGCCATCGCGACGAAGCACGAGCAGTTTCGGCGGGACTATCTCGGCACGTGGTACCGGGCGAGCGGCTTATAA
- a CDS encoding gamma-glutamylcyclotransferase family protein, with translation MPLLFSYGTLRQDAVQLSTFGRLLDGFPDDLVGFEQSIFEVTDPKFVSTSGRARHAIVTFTGQTEHRVAGTAFEVTDDELAKADAYEPAGYIRMLAQLASGRQAWVYAKGS, from the coding sequence ATGCCCCTACTCTTCTCCTATGGAACGCTGCGCCAGGACGCGGTGCAGCTCTCTACGTTCGGTCGCCTGTTGGACGGCTTCCCTGACGACTTGGTCGGCTTCGAGCAGTCGATCTTCGAAGTCACTGATCCGAAATTCGTATCGACGAGCGGACGCGCGCGTCACGCCATCGTCACCTTCACCGGGCAAACCGAACATCGAGTTGCCGGCACGGCGTTCGAGGTGACGGACGACGAATTGGCGAAGGCCGACGCCTACGAACCGGCCGGCTACATTCGCATGCTCGCGCAGCTCGCGTCGGGCCGGCAGGCGTGGGTGTACGCCAAGGGGTCATGA
- a CDS encoding ABC transporter permease has translation MAVVGWIRVALARVAGFFSGSRRDDDLQEELRAHVEMATAENIRRGMDADAARRAAMLESGGVTQAAEAVRDRRGLPWLDGIVADVKYAARSLRHSRAFTSVVIITLALGIGANTAIFSVVRAVLLKPLPHRDGDRLVYLRQSMDGPGGENLNFSVPEVTDFRGGVKSLGGIAEYSTWTITMRGDREAERVNVGLVTGNYFEVMGLSPILGRVTRPSDDGPGVPAVMVLTHEFWMKRFGGDTSIVGKQIKTETGSATVIGVLQPAPTFPTRMDALMNMVVSKHHLSAQMVQGRTHRMTEVVARLASGSSLEQARTEVNAVYARMQGDHKDSYDPNSHYRVAVIPFKVALGERARLTLWLLMAAAAFVLIISAANVVNLTLMRGVRREQELVVRAALGAGVLRLRRLMVVENLLLTLTGAALGVVFAVGGVRLLTSLAQRYSTRSNEIRLDFAVLGFALALSTGVALLLSFVASLPKEGTFGSWIAAGARRTTGGVRRQRLQRGLVVAQIAVSVVLLAGAGLLTRTMVQLSEVNTGLKTEQVLAIPAQLLSLGDGDFSRVMQGDAAAKEGYDRISREIRALPGVVAVGVGSTIPLRGGDVGFEVKAEGKVLAVGEAVPRAEVRTADPEYFHAAGIPLLKGRSFAATDRRGAGSVVVINQALADKLFRGQDPVGKRVAWTGDVLRFTPFSGDWRTIVGVVGNTRDGGLDAEYPPAMYMPFAQELAIGGGIVVRADSNIAALTAAATRIVRAIAPTVPLGQVMTIAEIKSQALSPRRLNAALVSSFGMLAVIIAAVGIAGVLAFSVSARTNEIGVRMSLGADSGRVQRMILGEGGVLLVSGLVLGVVGAFFGAGVMRGLLFGVAPHDPATFAGVALLMSLIGVVACWIPALRAARIDPAIAMRA, from the coding sequence ATGGCCGTCGTCGGATGGATTCGTGTCGCGCTCGCTCGCGTCGCTGGATTCTTCAGCGGCTCGCGCCGCGACGACGATCTCCAGGAAGAGCTGCGCGCGCACGTCGAGATGGCGACCGCCGAGAACATTCGACGAGGGATGGATGCCGACGCCGCGCGCCGCGCGGCGATGTTGGAATCGGGCGGCGTCACGCAGGCCGCCGAAGCCGTGCGCGATCGTCGCGGTCTCCCGTGGCTGGACGGCATCGTCGCCGACGTGAAGTACGCCGCGCGGTCGCTTCGCCACAGCCGGGCCTTCACGTCCGTCGTGATCATCACGCTCGCTCTCGGGATCGGCGCGAACACCGCGATCTTCAGCGTCGTCCGCGCCGTGCTCCTCAAGCCTCTGCCGCATCGCGACGGCGACCGGCTGGTCTACCTCCGGCAGTCGATGGACGGGCCGGGCGGCGAGAACCTCAACTTTTCCGTTCCCGAGGTCACGGATTTTCGCGGCGGGGTGAAATCGCTCGGCGGCATCGCTGAATACTCGACGTGGACGATCACGATGCGCGGCGACCGCGAAGCGGAGCGAGTGAACGTCGGCCTCGTGACGGGAAACTACTTCGAGGTGATGGGTCTTTCGCCGATTCTCGGCAGAGTCACGCGTCCGAGTGACGACGGTCCGGGCGTACCAGCGGTGATGGTGCTGACGCACGAGTTCTGGATGAAGCGCTTCGGTGGCGACACGAGCATCGTCGGTAAGCAAATCAAGACCGAAACCGGATCGGCAACGGTGATCGGCGTGCTACAGCCGGCGCCGACCTTCCCCACCCGGATGGACGCGCTCATGAACATGGTGGTGAGCAAACACCACTTGAGCGCCCAGATGGTGCAAGGGCGCACGCACCGTATGACGGAGGTCGTCGCCCGGCTCGCGTCCGGCTCGAGCCTCGAGCAGGCGCGTACCGAAGTGAATGCCGTTTACGCGCGCATGCAGGGCGACCACAAGGACTCGTACGATCCGAACTCGCATTATCGCGTCGCCGTGATCCCGTTCAAGGTGGCACTCGGCGAACGAGCGCGCCTGACGCTGTGGCTCCTCATGGCGGCGGCCGCGTTCGTGCTCATCATCTCGGCCGCGAACGTGGTGAATCTCACGCTGATGCGGGGCGTTCGCCGCGAGCAGGAGCTCGTCGTGCGCGCCGCGCTCGGCGCCGGCGTCCTGCGCTTGCGACGGCTGATGGTCGTCGAGAATCTGCTGCTTACCCTCACGGGGGCCGCGCTTGGCGTCGTATTCGCCGTCGGCGGCGTGCGCCTCCTGACATCGCTCGCACAGCGCTACTCGACGCGCTCGAATGAAATCCGATTGGACTTCGCCGTCCTCGGCTTTGCCCTCGCGCTTTCCACGGGGGTGGCGCTGCTTCTCTCCTTCGTCGCCTCGCTGCCCAAGGAAGGCACGTTCGGCTCCTGGATCGCGGCGGGAGCTCGGCGCACGACGGGAGGAGTACGGCGTCAGCGACTGCAGCGCGGACTGGTCGTCGCGCAAATCGCGGTGTCGGTCGTGCTGCTCGCCGGTGCCGGCCTTCTCACGCGCACGATGGTCCAGCTGTCCGAAGTGAACACCGGTCTCAAGACGGAACAGGTGCTCGCCATTCCGGCGCAACTGCTTTCGCTTGGCGACGGCGATTTCTCGCGCGTCATGCAAGGCGACGCCGCGGCCAAGGAAGGTTACGACCGCATCTCTCGCGAGATCCGCGCGCTGCCGGGCGTTGTCGCGGTCGGCGTGGGCTCGACGATTCCGCTGCGCGGCGGAGATGTCGGTTTCGAGGTGAAGGCAGAAGGCAAGGTTCTCGCGGTCGGCGAAGCGGTCCCGCGCGCCGAGGTTCGCACGGCGGACCCTGAGTACTTCCACGCCGCCGGCATTCCCTTGTTGAAGGGACGTTCGTTCGCGGCAACCGACAGACGCGGCGCCGGCAGCGTGGTCGTCATCAACCAGGCGCTCGCCGACAAGCTGTTCCGCGGCCAGGATCCGGTGGGCAAGCGCGTCGCCTGGACCGGCGACGTGCTTCGCTTCACCCCATTCAGCGGCGATTGGCGCACGATCGTCGGCGTTGTCGGCAATACGCGTGACGGTGGCCTCGACGCCGAGTATCCGCCGGCCATGTACATGCCGTTCGCGCAGGAACTGGCCATCGGCGGCGGCATCGTGGTTCGAGCGGACAGCAACATCGCCGCGCTGACCGCGGCGGCGACGCGCATCGTCCGGGCAATCGCGCCGACCGTGCCGCTCGGCCAGGTGATGACCATCGCGGAGATCAAGTCGCAGGCGCTGTCACCGCGCCGGCTCAACGCGGCGCTGGTGTCGTCGTTTGGAATGCTCGCCGTGATCATCGCGGCCGTCGGGATCGCCGGTGTGCTCGCGTTCTCGGTCAGCGCGCGCACCAACGAGATCGGCGTTCGGATGAGCCTCGGCGCCGATTCCGGACGAGTGCAGCGCATGATTCTCGGCGAGGGTGGCGTGTTGCTCGTGAGCGGATTGGTGCTCGGCGTGGTCGGGGCGTTCTTCGGCGCGGGCGTCATGCGCGGACTGTTGTTCGGCGTAGCGCCTCACGATCCCGCGACCTTTGCCGGGGTGGCCTTGCTGATGTCGCTCATCGGCGTCGTCGCTTGCTGGATACCAGCTCTCCGCGCGGCGCGAATCGACCCCGCGATCGCCATGCGCGCCTAG
- a CDS encoding PadR family transcriptional regulator, whose protein sequence is MPDKLDVKQGTLALMILKTLESLGALHGYGIARRIEETSGHRLSLNYGTLYPALLKLEQEGAIVAEWRQSENNRRAKFYSLTAAGRKQLARETRDWHETAELIAAFLTPRRGREA, encoded by the coding sequence ATGCCCGACAAGCTCGACGTCAAGCAGGGCACGCTCGCCCTCATGATCCTCAAAACTCTCGAGTCCCTCGGCGCGCTCCACGGTTACGGCATCGCGCGCCGAATCGAAGAGACGAGCGGGCATCGGCTCTCGCTCAACTACGGCACGCTCTACCCCGCCCTGCTCAAGCTCGAGCAGGAGGGCGCCATCGTCGCCGAGTGGCGCCAATCCGAAAACAATCGCCGCGCGAAGTTCTATTCGCTGACGGCAGCCGGACGGAAGCAGCTGGCTCGCGAGACGCGCGACTGGCATGAGACCGCTGAACTGATCGCCGCTTTTCTCACGCCGCGCCGCGGCAGGGAGGCCTGA
- a CDS encoding L,D-transpeptidase, whose protein sequence is MKLTRRVRFATLLTVAPLVPAALLWSHHRAEQAAMRIEVSLSDRELKVIQDGEVVHKYGVAVGRPSHPTPTGHFRTGDIDWNPQWVPPPTGWARNKHYEAPGAPSNPMQGVKIYFEAPYYFIHGTNDPESIGEAASHGCIRMAPDDAISLAHQIEDAGGSVSMVIYD, encoded by the coding sequence ATGAAACTCACGCGCCGAGTACGCTTCGCGACGCTACTGACCGTGGCTCCGCTGGTCCCGGCAGCTCTGCTGTGGTCGCACCATCGGGCCGAACAGGCCGCGATGCGGATCGAGGTCAGTCTCTCCGATCGCGAGCTGAAGGTGATTCAGGACGGAGAGGTCGTGCACAAATACGGGGTCGCCGTCGGCCGCCCCAGTCATCCGACGCCGACCGGACATTTTCGGACCGGCGACATCGATTGGAATCCGCAGTGGGTCCCGCCGCCAACCGGGTGGGCGCGCAATAAGCACTACGAAGCGCCCGGCGCGCCGAGCAACCCGATGCAAGGCGTGAAGATCTACTTCGAGGCGCCGTACTACTTCATCCACGGCACGAACGACCCCGAGTCGATCGGCGAGGCAGCGTCGCACGGCTGTATTCGCATGGCCCCTGACGACGCGATCAGCCTCGCTCATCAAATCGAGGACGCCGGCGGAAGTGTATCGATGGTGATCTACGATTGA
- a CDS encoding serine hydrolase domain-containing protein, protein MSAGPKRSTRVAVTLTLAFVAAAPRLHAQSSTDPRFDAVATLAEAKMKEFGVPGVALGIISNGVVTTRGLGVTNVEDPLPVTPHTVFPIASISKTFAATAIMRLVEQGKVDLRAPVRTYLPDFRVRDSAASRQVTVWHLLTHLGGWEGQVAGPDRGTETLKDFVESPTVTDLMQVAPPGAAWSYNNAGFSIAGRVIEVVTGQPINRAIHDLVFQPLGLEHAGTTAGEFIVQRFAAGHFTRNGTPTLQRPFVPSSSVTAGGVGLCITDMMTYARFHMGDGTAQNGERVLKRESLELMRAPQLRKQSTDDDIGIAWHLRRMGDIRTASHGGTLAGHILLLEIVPERNFAISILTNSNVGWRLIQDVEREALKAYLGATYARNQAIAHRGLVETLPNVEPLAQQPNPAPYIGTYARPTNTVIVRADDKQLIVQEKQNSGRLGADMPIAFFGPDRAVVTDGTERGQSIEFVRGAKGEVRWIRVVGRVAVRMP, encoded by the coding sequence ATGAGCGCTGGACCGAAGCGTTCGACACGTGTCGCCGTCACGCTGACACTCGCCTTCGTCGCCGCCGCACCGCGACTTCACGCACAATCCTCGACCGACCCACGCTTCGACGCGGTCGCGACCCTCGCCGAGGCGAAGATGAAGGAGTTCGGCGTGCCCGGCGTCGCACTCGGCATCATCTCGAACGGGGTCGTGACGACGCGCGGACTCGGCGTGACCAATGTCGAAGATCCGCTCCCCGTCACGCCGCACACGGTTTTTCCCATCGCCTCGATCTCGAAGACCTTCGCGGCGACGGCGATCATGCGGCTCGTCGAGCAGGGCAAGGTCGACCTTCGCGCGCCGGTTCGGACTTACCTGCCCGACTTCCGCGTGCGCGACTCCGCCGCGAGCCGGCAGGTCACGGTCTGGCACCTGCTCACGCATCTCGGCGGTTGGGAAGGACAAGTCGCCGGTCCCGATCGCGGCACGGAGACACTCAAGGATTTCGTCGAATCGCCGACGGTGACGGACCTGATGCAGGTCGCGCCGCCTGGCGCGGCATGGAGCTACAACAACGCAGGGTTCAGCATCGCTGGGCGAGTCATCGAGGTCGTCACCGGCCAACCGATCAACCGCGCGATTCACGATCTCGTCTTCCAGCCGCTCGGACTGGAGCACGCGGGCACGACCGCCGGCGAATTCATCGTGCAGCGGTTCGCGGCCGGACATTTCACGCGGAACGGAACCCCGACCCTGCAACGGCCGTTCGTACCGTCGTCGAGCGTCACGGCCGGCGGCGTCGGTCTGTGCATCACCGACATGATGACGTATGCTCGGTTTCACATGGGCGACGGCACCGCGCAGAACGGCGAGCGTGTCTTGAAGCGCGAGTCGCTCGAGCTCATGCGCGCGCCACAGCTGCGGAAGCAGAGCACCGACGACGACATCGGGATCGCCTGGCACCTCCGGCGCATGGGCGACATCCGCACGGCGTCCCATGGCGGCACGCTCGCCGGGCATATTCTCCTCCTGGAGATCGTCCCCGAGCGCAACTTCGCCATCTCCATCCTCACGAACTCGAACGTCGGCTGGCGGCTCATCCAAGACGTCGAGCGCGAGGCGCTCAAAGCGTACCTCGGCGCGACGTACGCGCGGAATCAGGCGATCGCCCACCGCGGGTTGGTGGAGACGCTGCCGAACGTGGAACCGCTCGCGCAGCAGCCCAATCCGGCGCCGTACATCGGGACGTACGCGCGGCCGACCAACACCGTGATCGTGCGCGCGGATGACAAGCAACTCATCGTCCAGGAGAAACAGAACAGCGGCCGCCTCGGCGCCGATATGCCGATCGCGTTCTTCGGTCCGGATCGCGCCGTCGTCACCGACGGAACGGAGCGCGGCCAGTCGATCGAGTTCGTGCGCGGCGCGAAGGGAGAGGTGCGCTGGATCCGCGTCGTCGGACGCGTCGCGGTGCGCATGCCGTGA
- a CDS encoding four helix bundle protein: protein MGDHRNLNVLEAARLVADEINRLLDSTPRVLHAERLRGSSQAISANISEAFGRGKEGGRDHWLRVARSESEKTIRHLRANYAAGRIRRNPFWPLRDRLVTISKMLSSLLRT, encoded by the coding sequence ATGGGCGATCATCGAAACTTGAACGTCTTGGAGGCGGCCAGGCTCGTTGCCGACGAGATCAATCGTTTGCTCGACTCGACGCCTCGGGTCCTCCACGCCGAGCGCCTACGGGGATCGTCGCAGGCAATCTCGGCGAACATCAGCGAGGCGTTCGGCCGCGGGAAAGAAGGCGGCCGCGATCATTGGCTACGCGTGGCGCGGAGTGAGTCCGAGAAGACGATTCGGCACCTCCGGGCCAACTACGCGGCTGGGAGGATCAGGCGAAATCCTTTTTGGCCGCTGCGCGATCGCTTGGTCACCATCAGCAAGATGCTGAGCTCCCTACTCCGTACGTGA